From the genome of Sander lucioperca isolate FBNREF2018 chromosome 1, SLUC_FBN_1.2, whole genome shotgun sequence, one region includes:
- the lingo2 gene encoding leucine-rich repeat and immunoglobulin-like domain-containing nogo receptor-interacting protein 2 produces MVDCMSKVMLHTVISCWPPFLGLALVAVFVGSTLGCPSRCECSAQTKAVVCHRKRMPSIPDGIPTETRILDLSKNKLTMINPDDFFAFPGLEELDLSGNIISYVEPGAFNALFTMHSLSLKSNRIKLIPLGVFTGLTNLTRLDISDNKIVILLDYMFQDLHNLKFLEVGDNDLVYISHRAFSGLLSLEMLTLERCNLTVVPTEALSHLHNLVSLHLRYLSISTLHSYSFKKLFRLRLLEIDFWPSLDHVPANTLHGLNLTALFITNTNLSSFPYQALKHLPYLTHLNLSFNRIRHIEGGMLMELVRLQELHLVGAQLTTIEPYAFQGLRGLKVLNVSHNRLDTLEKGVFQSPEALEVLLIDNNPLVCDCRLMWILQKRHSIFFGDSQPECSTPEGIRGRPFKEFKETLLSYYVTCTKPKIRENKTQTITVDEGQQAMLRCSAEGTPRPIVSWLSPRRRVLTSRSHGRVTLHNNGTLEIKSAEVQDSGVYLCLASNSAGNDTLMTSLAVKSLGSLYANRTQYYTDPSNTTANGTAGVTLGLDLKTILVSTAMGCFTFLGVVLFCFLLLFVWSRGKGKHKNNIDVEYVPRSKSNGTNVDSAEGQAGPRRFNMKMM; encoded by the coding sequence ATGGTCGACTGTATGAGCAAAGTCATGCTGCACACGGTCATCTCATGTTGGCCACCATTCCTGGGACTGGCCCTCGTGGCTGTCTTTGTGGGTTCCACCCTGGGATGTCCCTCACGCTGCGAGTGTTCAGCGCAGACCAAGGCGGTTGTCTGTCACCGCAAGCGCATGCCCAGCATCCCGGATGGCATCCCGACCGAGACAAGGATCCTGGATCTGAGTAAGAACAAGCTGACAATGATCAACCCTGATGACTTTTTTGCCTTTCCTGGGCTTGAGGAACTTGACCTAAGTGGAAATATTATTAGTTATGTTGAGCCTGGAGCTTTTAACGCCCTTTTTACCATGCACTCACTTAGTCTCAAGAGCAATCGTATCAAGCTCATTCCTCTGGGTGTCTTCACAGGCTTAACAAATCTTACCCGACTGGATATAAGTGACAACAAAATCGTCATCCTACTGGATTACATGTTCCAGGACTTGCACAATCTAAAGTTTTTGGAAGTGGGTGACAATGATCTGGTTTACATTTCTCACCGTGCATTCAGTGGACTTTTAAGCCTGGAGATGCTAACCTTAGAAAGGTGCAACCTTACAGTTGTACCCACTGAGGCCCTTTCCCACCTGCATAACCTGGTCAGCCTCCATCTAAGATACCTCAGCATCAGCACTTTGCATTCTTACTCATTCAAAAAGCTGTTCCGGCTGCGGCTTTTAGAAATTGATTTTTGGCCTTCACTAGACCATGTGCCAGCCAATACCCTGCATGGCCTCAACCTGACCGCTTTATTCATAACCAACACCAACTTGTCCTCCTTCCCTTACCAAGCCCTGAAGCATCTGCCCTACCTGACACACCTGAACCTGTCTTTCAACCGCATTAGGCACATTGAAGGGGGGATGCTGATGGAACTGGTTCGGCTTCAAGAGCTCCATCTGGTTGGAGCTCAACTCACCACCATTGAACCATATGCCTTTCAGGGCCTGCGGGGGCTCAAAGTCCTCAATGTCTCTCATAACCGACTGGATACACTGGAGAAGGGTGTTTTTCAGTCTCCCGAGGCTCTAGAGGTTCTTCTGATTGACAACAACCCCTTGGTGTGCGACTGTCGTCTCATGTGGATCCTACAGAAAAGGCACTCCATCTTCTTTGGAGATTCACAGCCGGAGTGCAGCACACCTGAAGGTATTCGTGGCAGGCCTTTTAAGGAGTTTAAGGAGACTCTCCTGTCTTATTACGTGACATGTACCAAGCCAAAAATCCGTGAGAATAAAACCCAAACGATCACTGTGGATGAGGGCCAGCAGGCGATGTTGCGCTGCAGTGCTGAGGGGACACCAAGGCCCATTGTGTCCTGGTTGTCCCCACGTCGACGAGTTCTGACAAGTAGGAGCCATGGTAGAGTTACCCTCCACAACAATGGCACACTTGAGATCAAGTCAGCAGAGGTGCAAGACAGCGGAGTGTACCTTTGCCTTGCCTCAAACAGTGCTGGGAATGACACCCTGATGACTTCATTGGCGGTTAAAAGTCTGGGATCGCTGTACGCTAACCGGACCCAGTACTACACAGATCCCAGCAATACCACTGCCAACGGGACGGCCGGTGTGACCCTCGGTTTAGACCTAAAGACTATTTTAGTGTCAACTGCTATGGGTTGTTTCACATTCCTGGGAGTGGTCTTGTTTTGTTTCCTGCTCCTTTTCGTTTGGAGCAGAGGTAAaggaaaacataaaaacaacatagaTGTTGAATATGTGCCTCGGTCAAAGTCTAACGGCACTAACGTTGACTCGGCAGAGGGACAAGCTGGCCCTCGTCGTTTTAACATGAAAATGATGTGA